In the Methanosphaera stadtmanae DSM 3091 genome, AAACATAAAGTTATTAAAAAAGGATTCCGAACAAGAAAAGTCAGAACAACAAATAAAACCAAAATAACAATATTTTTAAGACGTTATCAATGTAAAACATGTGGAAAAAAATTCCAAACAGAATTATCATGGCTATATGATAAAAATAAAAGATACACTAAACAATTTTTTGAATTGATAGATAAAATAATGGAATTTAGAAATATACCATTATCTCTACTACAACATATAATAAACGTAGTTCTAAATACTAATATAAATCTTCAAACACTTGAATTTTGGATAAAAATAAAAAATAAATTCTCTAGAAACAAAGAATACTTAAAAATAGAACTAATTAAAGATAAAAACATGATAATCAATCATAACATCATTGGATCAGGAATTTATAACTACGACGAACAATACATTAAAATCAACGGAAAAAAATACTATCGATTAACACTATACGACTACTCCAAAGACCAACCAATCGCAGAACAAATCATAAAGAAAGAATGGAATAAAAAATCACTCTCAAGCAAAACAATAGAAGAATTCATAAAAACAGCAACAAAAGAACGACCATTCAAAGCACTAATAACAGACGGAAAAAAACAATACAACGAAATAGCAAAAAAACTACGTGTACAACACCAAACATGTATATTCCACGCAATAAAATACATAAAGGACGAAACAAAAAAATACTTAAGATCAAAAACACTATCAACATTAGATAAAATTACAATTGCAAACCAAACATCACAAATATGCCAAATATATAGAGAATTAAGTATTTATGATACATACAAAACACTAAATGAACTAAAAGACATAGAAAACCAACTATTAAAACCAATCAAAAAAATACTAAACACCACAGTAGAAAACAACATAAACAAAATAATAACACACCACTTATACTCTGAAATACCAAGAACAAACAACGCAGTAGAACAATACTACAGAAACTCTTTACCAAAATCAAAGAAAAACAAAAAAAGAACCATTGACGGCGTACTAACAACAATAGCAACTGAAATGATGAAAAAATTTAAAAATACAAAAGAAAAATAAATATTCAAAAATCAAGACCCGACAACTGGAAAGCCACCCTAAACCAAAAGAATTAATTAAACATTTAATTAACATGGTTACGGATACTAATTATTCACTAAATCCAAATTATCCAAAATCTAGAAAAATTTTTTATCCTGGAGTAAAAATGTCAACTTCAAAACCAGAACAAAATATAATATTAGATTTCTTTTCAGGTTCTGCAACAACAGCAGAAGCTGTGATGGATTTAAATCTTCAAAATAATTTAAATAATAAATTTATCATGATTCAATATCGTGAAAAAACAGATGAAAAATCTGAAGCCTACAAACAAGGTTATAATACAATTTGTGAAATAGGTGAAGAACGTATACGTCGAGCTGGTGATAAATTGTTAGATGAACATCCAGATAGTAATATAGATATTGGTTTTAAAGTTCTGAAATTAGACACCTCAAATTTTAAAGAATGGGATCCTAGTGATAGTCCTTTAGAAGAATATCTTGATGATAGTGTGATTAATGTAAAAGAAGATAGAACTGATTTAGATTTTATTTATGAAATCATGATAAAATATGGAATTGAATTAACATCACCTATAGAAGAAATTAAAAAATCTAATTATACATTCTATTCTGTTGGTTATGGAGCATTAATAGTTTGTTTAGATGATAAAGTAAATGAAGACGTAACTGAGGAAATAATTGAAATAATAAATGAAATAGAAATAGTCGATGAAAATAAGAAACACAAGAATAGGGTTGTATTTAAAGATATTAGTTTCTTAGATGATTCTGTAAAAACTAACATTATCCAAGTACTAGAAAACAACAACATTGAAGACTTTATTACTTATTAAGTTGGTGATTGTTCATGGAATTAAATTTTGAATCAAATTTGGAATACCAACAAGATGCTATTGGTTCTATTGTAGATTTGTTTAATGGCCAAGCTTCTGATAATTCCCCTTTTCAACTTGGTGGTTTTTATAGAACAACTACTTTAGATGATTATGGTAAAACAGCCAGTAATATTGGTATTGGAAATCGTCTTGATTTACGTGAGGACATAATATTAGAAAATATTAGAAAGGTACAATTAAAAAATGAAATTACTCCTACAGACAACATTAACAAAAGTAAATTAAAATTTACTGTTGAAATGGAAACAGGAACTGGTAAAACTTACGTTTATCTTAGAAGTATTTTTGAATTAAATAAAAATTATGGTTTCACTAAGTTTATTATAGTTGTTCCTAGTCTTGCTATCAAAGAAGGAGTTAAAAAAACATTAGATATAACACGAAACCACTTCAAAGGATTATATGATAATCCAATTTATAATTATTTTGTTTATAATAGCAGTAGATTAAATGATATTCATAATTTTGTTGTGGATAACAATATTAATATTATGATTATTAATATAGATTCATTTAATAAGGATTTAAACTTAATAAATCAACCACAAGATACATTACAGGGTAACCGCCCGATTGATTTAATTGCTCAAACAAATCCATTTATTATTATTGATGAACCTCAATCTATCACTGCTAAAAAAGATGGTAAAGGTGAACAAGCTATCGAAAGATTAAATCCTTTATGTACAGTGAGTTTTTCAGCAACCCCTCCAGACAATAGTGAAAACTATATTTATAAATTAAATGCTGTGGATGCATATAATAAAAAATTAGTTAAACAGATAGAAGTTGATTCTATTTTATCACATAATGATCATAATTCTCCATATATGAAACTAGTTGAAGTTAAAGCTAAACCTTATAGTGCTAAAATTGAAATAGATGCTAATGTTAAAGGTGTAACTAAAAGAAAAACTGTGAAAGTCAAAAATAAAACTGATTTATCTGATTTATCTAAACGTGAAATTTATACGGGATATATTGTTGATAATATCATTTGTTCTGAAGGCAGAGAATCTGTAGAATTTACTAATGGAGAACGAATTAAATTAAATCTTGCTGTTGGAGAAACTAATGAAAAACTTATTAAGCGAGAATTAATTCATTACACAATTAAAGAACATTTAGATAAAGAGTTACGCCTTCTTAAAAAAGGTATTAAAGTTTTATCATTATTCTTTATTGATAAAGTAGCAAATTATAGAATCTACGATAAAGAAGGAAATCCAAATTTAGGAGATTACGCTGTCATATTTGAAGAAGAATATAAGAAACTAATTAAAGAAGATAAATACAAATCACTCATGGAATACAATAATATCAATGTAGATATTAGTCAAGTTCATAACGGTTATTTTGCTCAAGATAAAAAAGGTTTTAAAGATACAAATGGTAAAGGAAAACTAGACAATGATGCTTATAATCTTATAATGAAAGATAAAGAAAGATTATTAAATATGAAAACTCCTTTAAGATTTATTTTCTCTCATTCTGCTTTACGAGAAGGATGGGATAATCCTAATGTGTTCCAAATATGTACTCTTAATGAAACTAGGTCAAAAATGAAAAAACGACAAGAAATTGGTCGTGGTTTAAGATTATGTGTAGATCAAGATGGAAATAGAATTAAAAATAATCCGAATATTAATATTTTAACTGTTATGGCTAATGAAAGTTATGATCAATTTGCTGAAGGATTACAAAAAGAAATTGAAGAAGATACTGGAATTAAATTTAATAGAATAACTGACACATCATTTAGTTTCACAAAATATACTAATAGAAAAGGTGATGAAGAAGAGTTAGGTGATCAGAAATCAAAATTAATCTATAAATATCTTGAAGCGAATGGTTATATTAAAAAAGATGGTAAGATATTACCTCAACTTGAAATTGATATTGAGAAGGGTGAATTTAAATTAGCTCCAATAGTAGAAGATATTGCCAGTGATAAAGAAGAATTACGTAATAATATAATAAATGAAATTCGCACATTAACTGCACCTCCAATAGTTAAAAAACGTGGTGATAGAAAAACTATAAAACTAGATTATGACAAGTATAAAAAAGAAGATTTCTATAAAATATGGAATAAAATTAAACATAAATCCATGTATAAAGTACAATTTGACACGGAACGATTAATTGAAGAATGTTCTAAACGTTTGCATGAAGAATTAAACATTGGTAATCCTACGGTAATATTTACTAAAGCAGGTTATAAAATTGAATATAGTGGTATTGAACCACAAGAGGAAATTTGGGATGTGATTGAATCACAGGGAGATAGTGTAGATTTACCAAACATATTACAATATTTACAAAATGAAACTACACTTACTAGAAAAACGCTTGCCCGAATTTTAATTCAAAGTGAAACTTTAAATCAATTTAAGAAAAATCCTGAAGAATATAAAGAACAAACTCTTCTAATAATCAAAGAGGAATTAAGAAGATTCTTAGTAGATGGAATTGCATATACCAAAATTGAAGATTGCTATGATGAAGATGAATTTGAAAGACA is a window encoding:
- a CDS encoding ISNCY-like element ISMst1 family transposase, producing MKTQISNSLKDNMSSIQLKLNDFGLKDPIKKNTEELFKTKNTRPINQEYVYLNDNHFEYDNPTCSHCHKKHEKHKVIKKGFRTRKVRTTNKTKITIFLRRYQCKTCGKKFQTELSWLYDKNKRYTKQFFELIDKIMEFRNIPLSLLQHIINVVLNTNINLQTLEFWIKIKNKFSRNKEYLKIELIKDKNMIINHNIIGSGIYNYDEQYIKINGKKYYRLTLYDYSKDQPIAEQIIKKEWNKKSLSSKTIEEFIKTATKERPFKALITDGKKQYNEIAKKLRVQHQTCIFHAIKYIKDETKKYLRSKTLSTLDKITIANQTSQICQIYRELSIYDTYKTLNELKDIENQLLKPIKKILNTTVENNINKIITHHLYSEIPRTNNAVEQYYRNSLPKSKKNKKRTIDGVLTTIATEMMKKFKNTKEK
- a CDS encoding DNA methyltransferase; this encodes MESHPKPKELIKHLINMVTDTNYSLNPNYPKSRKIFYPGVKMSTSKPEQNIILDFFSGSATTAEAVMDLNLQNNLNNKFIMIQYREKTDEKSEAYKQGYNTICEIGEERIRRAGDKLLDEHPDSNIDIGFKVLKLDTSNFKEWDPSDSPLEEYLDDSVINVKEDRTDLDFIYEIMIKYGIELTSPIEEIKKSNYTFYSVGYGALIVCLDDKVNEDVTEEIIEIINEIEIVDENKKHKNRVVFKDISFLDDSVKTNIIQVLENNNIEDFITY
- a CDS encoding type III restriction-modification system endonuclease, with amino-acid sequence MELNFESNLEYQQDAIGSIVDLFNGQASDNSPFQLGGFYRTTTLDDYGKTASNIGIGNRLDLREDIILENIRKVQLKNEITPTDNINKSKLKFTVEMETGTGKTYVYLRSIFELNKNYGFTKFIIVVPSLAIKEGVKKTLDITRNHFKGLYDNPIYNYFVYNSSRLNDIHNFVVDNNINIMIINIDSFNKDLNLINQPQDTLQGNRPIDLIAQTNPFIIIDEPQSITAKKDGKGEQAIERLNPLCTVSFSATPPDNSENYIYKLNAVDAYNKKLVKQIEVDSILSHNDHNSPYMKLVEVKAKPYSAKIEIDANVKGVTKRKTVKVKNKTDLSDLSKREIYTGYIVDNIICSEGRESVEFTNGERIKLNLAVGETNEKLIKRELIHYTIKEHLDKELRLLKKGIKVLSLFFIDKVANYRIYDKEGNPNLGDYAVIFEEEYKKLIKEDKYKSLMEYNNINVDISQVHNGYFAQDKKGFKDTNGKGKLDNDAYNLIMKDKERLLNMKTPLRFIFSHSALREGWDNPNVFQICTLNETRSKMKKRQEIGRGLRLCVDQDGNRIKNNPNINILTVMANESYDQFAEGLQKEIEEDTGIKFNRITDTSFSFTKYTNRKGDEEELGDQKSKLIYKYLEANGYIKKDGKILPQLEIDIEKGEFKLAPIVEDIASDKEELRNNIINEIRTLTAPPIVKKRGDRKTIKLDYDKYKKEDFYKIWNKIKHKSMYKVQFDTERLIEECSKRLHEELNIGNPTVIFTKAGYKIEYSGIEPQEEIWDVIESQGDSVDLPNILQYLQNETTLTRKTLARILIQSETLNQFKKNPEEYKEQTLLIIKEELRRFLVDGIAYTKIEDCYDEDEFERHELFRYVNELGEDDKSERSYKSPYEYTIFDSGIEKSFQEKLEFSNLIKFYMKLPGWFEIDTPIGKYNPDWAILVEREGKEELYFIVETKGTSNIKELKPSEQYKIKCGIEHFKALDESIQFEVESDFEEFKMDTISKY